The Vigna angularis cultivar LongXiaoDou No.4 chromosome 6, ASM1680809v1, whole genome shotgun sequence genome contains the following window.
aatgataattaaataattttaattatataaaaaaaattaaaattattttcagtcTCGATGGTTTTAAAAACTCCAATTAAGTAACTTGGTACCTGCGGTTCTATAACCCCAACAAGTATTGACTGTTTTGAGAACCTCTGGAAGTACCGACAATTTTGTAAACCCCTAGTAATTTCCAGTGGTTTTGTGAAAATCCCTGGTAATTACCAGCAATTTTGTGAAAACCCTTGCAAATACCGGCGATTTTGAAAACTCCCAGaaatagtaacaatttttttcaaaaaaccaCCGGTAATTGTTACCGATGCTGCTTTTCCCAATGGTTTTTGGAACCGTAGGAAATGTATTTAAGGGGGTTAAAACCCCataaacgtaaaaaaaaaacctgTAGTAAAATTAGACATTTTTATAGTCATTAAGTTTCAATTATTAGTTACAATAGATTAATTTAATATGTCGGTGTAATGAtggttttaatttattcaattagagagattaattaagaaattaaaagcataaaaaatatttatataattaaatatatttttaatatgtatatataaaaaataaaaaaattgaaagattaACCTTTTAACCCACCGACTCATCCTTTACCAAGAAACGATGAGATTTTTAGCCTATTTTTGTATAGTGGACCAATCGTTATTACGAAGTATATCAAAATACGATGACATTTTCGTAGTTATTACGAagttatatgtctcggttcaagGGGACCCGAGATGTAACATgtatattgcctcggttaaatAAATAACAGAAGCATATAACCCTGCTCAGAGCACATGTCTTTTCTGACAAGTCAGACTGCCATTTTCAAAAATAGTTTACTACCTCGGTTTCCTAATCACTCGAGGCATAAAAATGCCTTACTACCTCGTTTACTAATCACCCGAGGCAATAAAGCCTCCCAAACCTACCAAAAAATTCTTATGACGCGACCAAtgctttttcttcctccttgaGCGAACAGGCGTCGTCTTCCTCCACgagctttcttcttcctccacaacacaaatagtttttttttttaatttttttcatcctcttcctcttctctgttCGACACCGCGTTGGATCCGCGTTGCGCAAGGGAGCGagatttcttttctctttcttcgtcTTGATTCTTTTCTCACAGAGAGACCCAACTTTGGGGCAGCACCAAGGGTCTCACGCAAGCCAAATAGGGTTTTCTCTTTCGTGTTGCCGAGAGGGAGGCTTCGTTCCTCTTCTCGGGAACGAGGCTTGTGAAATAGCGTGGCTGCCGGAAGACTTAACACGGAAGACGCAAGCTCCATGGGAAAGCGATGTCAACTTcccttcctcctcttcctcctcttcctccccTACAGCGGCAGTTGACGCCGTGGCCGAGGCCGACAAGGAGATGAAAGCGTTCATGGCGGAGATGAACGAGAATTGGAACGAACGACAAAGAGGAttgaaggagaaggagaagagggaaGAAAATGTCGCGCTTTACAGCGTGGAGAATATGAAGAAGGATTATCGACTGAAGAAGCAGAGGCTGCATGTTGAACTGTGGTTGAAGGAGATTGAGAAGCTCGAGGATGCAAAATTGGCCGATTCTGACATTTCTGTTGGCGATGACATTCAGAGATTGATTGATAGTTGCTCCGAGTATACCTTTCGTTCTCTTACCCCCTTTTAAATTGGATTATGGTTCTCTGATTTCGattgtgttttttgtttgattgattctcTCGTTTCTTGTTCTTGTAGTGATTTAGAGTTTGATTTCGTCTTGGGGTTGATTTTTTGGGTTTCTGATTGATTGCAGGATGGAGCGGTGGACGTTGTGGGTTGCAGTGAAAATATCATGTGATGTTTGCTATTCTGCAGTCCAGTCTAGTGGTTAAGTGAGTAATAATAGATGGTTCTGCAGATTTTGGTTTGAATCCCAAAACTAGtgattctttctctctcttattgTCCCTTTATTACTGTCAAGGGAATTATTTTGGCGAACGAGTTCTTATCTACCCTGAGTTTTGCCATGAATCCCCTTTCTCAGGTGCTCACTTTTTTCGCTTCATGGCccaaatatttattcttatttgttTCGTGGTTTTTGTACTTTCTTTTCCCATCACCTGTTTTCCCATTGTTGATGGACTTTGTGCTTGTTTGCAGAGGCTGCTCAAGATGGTTGACGGTTTGAGTTTAAAGACTTTGTGACCCTCATCTGCATTCAGTGCCAAAGCTAATGCACAACATAAAATAAAGCGTACGTTTTAATTACATGGAGAGGGGTGAAGGAGGGGGTGAGGCCGGATGGGATCAGTTTTGGGAATGTTCTATTTGCATGTAGTCATCATTCGATTTGGACGGTTTTGCTTGGAGCTTGCAATATCACAACTGAACATGCagcgaaaaagaaaaaatcactctactgcctcggttggatttgaaccgaggcataagcaCACACCcctatactgcctcggttagaTTTGAACTAAGGCATAAgcattttgcctcggttcagaaccgaggcaaaaagcttaccattttttacctcgtctgtatatgcttcggttgtgAAGCCGCTGCGTATAAgcaaaaataaccgctgtcatTTCCTCTTACTGTACTAGTGAATGATAGAATATATTAACCTTTTTGTcacttctatttttttaattaaaatatttgagtaAAGAAAATAGTACGATATCAATTTTGTGAAAGACTTGTTCGTTAGTGAATATATTTAAGTAGACACTAGTAAGGTATGTATTTTTGTCCTCCATGAGTATTTTGTCGCATTCAATATTTTGCTAATTTGTGTGCATTTTTGTTTTCCACAATTAGATGGTTTGGGGTTGTTTATAGTGGAGCAATAGTACTACTTCATATAACACCACATATGTCTCTATCGCATTTTGGTACAGGTATTGATTCTCCCACACAACCTTCCACGATTTGGAGGAACCTAAACTTTAGTGTCAGCTTCATCATCAGAGAGGTATTATAGCACAAAGCTTTTATCTAATggatatttttatgttttaaaagtatcattaatgtttttaattatcataGGGCTAATCTTTTTTCTTATCAAGTTTAAGTTTCATTTGAACCAACAGTTTATTACTCTATTAAAAAACTTACTCAATGGATCaaataaagaattataattattgcataaaaacttaattactATTTCACAATTAGTAGCAATCCTAcaagtataaataaatttagaaaagtaaaaaagaagaataacGAGTCCACAACCATaggttaaaaaaaagaagaaccAAAGTatcaaaattgattaatttcaCTTTTGGATGCAATGTGTTTGATTCATCAAACGGCTGTGATGATTTTACTGATCCAATGATTGGCCATAATAAGTTTTGTCTTTAGTTTCCAACACCCTTCCTTCAACTTGGTATTACCCAAATGAATTGTAATACCTTAAAAATTCCGCCCTCCATGTGTTTGTGGGAAAACCATGTGTTTGTTTACATTGGGTAACAAATGTACAAGTATAACTCAAACAAAAGTAAAACCAAATTCAAAAGTAAAGATCACACTTTTTTGTACAGTTGGGCAGCTTTGCCGGCAAGTTGGGTTTGATAGGGTCCACTTTTCATTAATGGGAAATGAAAATGGTAGTGATAGTTGGCCTCTTTAAAACCAAAAGGAACCCATAAACCTTTTGTGATAACCACAAGCACTACCAACAACACCACCAAATTACCATTATATCAAAACCTTTGCTTCACAAAGAGTAATTGCCCCTTCAACTCCTTCATTTCCCTCATTcaacaacacaaaaaagaaGCTTTGATTTAGGTCTGTTTATTATTCCTTCTTCTAGCTGAGAAAGTGAGAAACTTACTATGTGGCGTCTTCTGAGTGTGGTGACTAGGAAACTGCAAAACACAAAGAAGAGTTCATCAAGGGTGGCTGATGAGAACATGTTTGAGGCTGCTGCAAACGGAGGAAGAAGGGAGCATGGTTGGAGTGGAATCTCTCTTATATATGGCATTCTTCATGCTCCCATATCAATTCTCTCATGTGTGTCTCATCCTGAAGCAAATGGGTCGGATGGGGTTTGGGTTTCTGGTGAATTTGTTCAGATTTCTGAAATGAATCATCTTATGGTAAATGACAGCATGAGATATGCAATTTTGATGTAGCAACTAAATTAGTATGTGAATATATCGTAGCTTTTGTAATTGCTTGGCTTGGCTTTTTCTATGAATTAGATTGGACCATAGCTTTCTTC
Protein-coding sequences here:
- the LOC128197399 gene encoding uncharacterized protein LOC128197399: MWRLLSVVTRKLQNTKKSSSRVADENMFEAAANGGRREHGWSGISLIYGILHAPISILSCVSHPEANGSDGVWVSGEFVQISEMNHLMVNDSMRYAILM